tatttcttgtcattttttagtttgttttttttttttttttcaattttccaaACATTTCTGCCAAGTATCTTTGTTCctgtattttcaaaagaaatcagaccaattttctCGTGTTTCATGggttgaaatgcttgtgaaaggtgtcgaAAGTGCGACAGACAGAGTATTGAGGTAtgaacacattaacacatattatttttttgatccTAGATCTGTTGaataagaaaatttaaaaaaaaaaaacatcaaccgAATCGTACATTATTGCCTGATCCAAACTTTAGAAATGAAAGAGCATCCAACTACAGACTGAAGTGATGCTTCAGTTCATATGTGTCAACACAAGTTTTTATGCTTCAACTTTAACcaaaaaatcacacttttctCTGTCGGTTGAGAAAAAGACCTTTGAGCTTTTGAAACTCTCGCAAACCACAGTGGatagattataaaaaaataaatcaacctAAAACCTAGTTTGTAATCGTGACTGCAAACTTGATATTTTGAGATACAGTAGttcccagaaaaaaagaatataaggAAACCGACTCACTGATGATGTCACCGACGTGCCTCGATCCACTTCTCTCGAGCTCGGCCAAAACGTTGGCCTCAAAAGTCAGCGAGGCCAGACGGAAGAAGAAATCTTTCACACCATCTCCTGGAACAATAAAGCGACGGAGGAAAGACAAAGGGGGATAAAACCGAACATGAAAAGCATGCTGGGGTGATGACCGTGGGAGTCTGTGGGATTCGTTcttgttaatgtgtgtttgacTCCCACCTGACTTGGCAGAAACAGCCCAGTACTCTGCTTTGATTTCCTCTGAGAGTTTGATGGCTTCCTGCTCGATCTGAGCCAACTGATCAGGAGTCTGAGAAAGAGAAACGTGGAGAGAGGATACTGTAGAATTAGACTGATCATAAACTAAAAGCAAAATATTCAGAGCTGCAATTATTAGttgatcaacaaaaaaaaaagaatctgcaactattttgataattaaagcAAAAGTGCTAAATATTGTTTTGCTTCCATGTTCTTAAAAGGAGAGttagctgtttttctttgtcttacaCGATCATTAATGGATTGAACTTTGAACTGTCAAACAAGACATTAAATGACGACACTTTGGGCTCCGGCAAAGTGCTTTAGAAATGAAAGTTATCTGGACCAAACAatgaatcaaaaataatttaatcgatgatttttaaaaaaggattcaAAGTactcaaatgtctttttctgcCCTGaagatattagaaaaaaaacttctgacATTTCAACTGAAAGCTACATTTAAgaaggtcatttttaaaatgacttcagaTCATTCCTGCCTAAAACACAGcactaaaacaacatttaaacttaaaggaatacttcacccacaaaatgaccttgTGTGTATCAGTCATGCCGTGTTATCTTGAATTTGTACAGAAGACTTTTGTTTCTCGCATTCCTCCACAGAAAATGGAAGCACATTGATTTATCGGGGTCCATGTTTAAACTCTCACACAttttaagtctcatttatccagtcgtatgttCAGCACTTCCCAATTACacacattttcccaaaaaaaagaaaaacaaaatcagaattGGAGTGTGCAAAggtaagtttcactttcagttcagttttaaataataatgtttcagtgaaaatgcaCGTGTTTGgcaagtactgagcatatgacggGATAATTTAGACTGGGATTATACGAcatgagctgtgtgagagtttgtaaacagatgtgctgatataattttgctgtttttaaaccatttaaacCGCCTCAACAAATCTATATGTTGTCATTTTCCGTGGAGGCAGTTGAGCAAGTTTTCTTCTCGGATTTAAGGTAACAGCACAAATGGTAATTTCTCCTAATATTAACAAACGttcatattttagtttattatcaaaattgttgttATTGGTTAATTTTCTGTCGATTGACTGATCGATTAACTGCATAAATGTATCAGACTAATTTCACCCACACTGAGGTCCTTCTTGGTGCCAACAAGGAACAGTAAAACACTGGAGGGGTCGTTTTCCTTCATTGCGTCCTCCAGCCActgcctgacacacacacacacacacacacacacacacacacacacacaactattAGACTTCAAATGGCATTTTAATGGTACAATAAAAAGATCCTAATGGGGTATTCCTCACCTGGCATGTGCTAACGAGCTCACACTGCTCAGGTCAAACACCACTATGATGGCTGAGAGACAGTACGGACAGTCAGACGGTGTTCGTGTGTGAATGTTGGTTTAAAACTGAGATGTGTAATATTCTGGAGAGAGTGAGCTCCATTCACCTTGTGCTCCTCTGTAATATGTCGAAGCGATGCATTTGAAGCGCTCCTGACCGGCTGTGTCCCACCTGAAACAGATCAGACGCAGCTTTGATTGTCCTCCTTTTGATATTTGGTGGAGATGAGcaaattttaatgtctttacGCTCGTGATGACAATGTGAACATGCTGACGTTTAGCTGCTAttatgttcaccatcttagtttagcgtGTTAGCATTTGCCAatttacacaaaacacaagGTCCAGCTGAAGCTGATGacaatgtcattagttttgaaGTGATGTGGTCCTGAACCTAAAATATTAGGCAGATTGAtatttttgacctgatgatTTCACCCTACTGtcaaatctgaaaagttgatttcatgtttaaaaaaaatcttgtttgttAAATATGACTATTTGTattgtgtttactttatatttaattccTCTAAGTGTAAGtcacatttacttaattttgtgaagttgttgcaacttagaaatgacaagtttaattaaatcatctttatttttagcAACCCTTGTAAACCATGTTTACTGAGCTATGTATCTGTATCCTGCTGTCTGGATAATAGTCATACtagtaatatttttattattaaacatgttaacaaaacagaactaacagatctcctaacttcaccattagaaaaatctttttgatgatcaagttaagtcagactaacttggtttacttaagtttttaacacttacaaaaaacaaggtcatttccattgtcatttttaggttgcagcaacttcacaaaatgcagtaaatacagccacattttaagtaaatgtaacaattaaatataaagtaaacataaaataacattaatagtTATACtgactttacttttttcaagCAACTGGTTTCCAAGGtcattttatataaaatcaacttgtcagattttacagtaacAGGAACAGGAGCAGTTCACCCCAAATGacaaattttttttcctgttacatATTTATCCCtatagactgttttggtgtgagttgatGTCTGGGtcctcttgaatataatggatcTGGATGGCACTCGGCTTTTGGAGCTCATAGCGCCAAATTACTTAATTCTACACACATGCATTGAGTTGCACAACCAGCGCAGTGatggaaaaatgtattaaagcCATTTAAGGACCACTTAAGAGTCCAAACAACAAGCTAATCAAATCTAGAGGATGTTATATAACCTAAAAGTGATCTAATCATGCGATGTCATAAATGTGCAGAtgtggagcaacatcactttccttgtgctgctttctgacGCCTTTCAGGAGTggttaaacctttgaaagctgagcaaattggtttgattagTATCAAAAAcctggggaaaaggcaatgagaaacttggtaagaaatgtttcacaaagtaaaatatttaaattattatttttaagaaagctAGAGAATAGCTACATTTGCGattttcataattacataattacatatttaaaattgttacagaaGTTTTTTAGGCgctttttccaagtcatttccattttttttaaactttcttttccttttttcaaaaactgacTTTCTGGTAATTTACTTACTCTGATTGCACTGTGTGTGTACTTgcgctaattttggggtaatttcttctcaagttgctcattatcttcttcccgtgttttggaaagaacagagacaatttttttaaggttattttttgtgaaagggGTAGAGAGGGGATGaggtgcctgctttatccactgagccacagGACACCCCAGAGCAGAGCCAGTTTGCtaagatttcaaagggttaaacagactGTTGAGCGATTTAACCCTGCTGATCCCTCAGTGGAGTCAGTGAGATAGTTAGTGTGGAGCTTTGAGTGAACtgagtgtttttctgtgatACACAAACCTACTTACAGCTGCAGACTGAAGGGAACTCCGAGCACCTCGAAACGCTCCATCTCAAAATCCACCCCGATGGTTGCTTTGTAGTTTTTCTCAAACGCACCTTTACGGAATCTTAAAAGCACCAGAGGAACAGAGGgagaaataataaatcattttagacctgcaacaaaaaaacattatcttttattATCGGTTAATTTCTTCACTACGTActcttttgtctttgaaatgttAGAAACGTTTGATTTCTTGAGATCCTTTCAtctaccctttgaaacctggatggacatcagttttcgtGTGCTACATTCAAACACTTTTCACAGGAATTAAaacctttcaaacctgagcaaactggttgaatttgttttggaaaacatgggGATAGATGCAACTTGGATGTATATTTGTatgaaatgtccagcaaattgaaaacaaaaaaaaaaaagaaacgaaacacacaaaaaaaggaaaagctgacaagaaaatgaactgaaataaaagacagaaaagagagcgatggagaaaaatattagaaataattaaaacacgAAACTTATTATAattgtatgtttaaaattaattgcatttttagcACATATTCCAAGTCATTTCCacgtttgtttttattttgttaatttttaggtaattttatagtaatttttaaaaaattatttcttgccaatttggggtaatttctttgttaaGTTATTTATTGACGTCTTCGCATgtatttgacagaaattaagccaatatgctcaggtttcaaggggttaacctAATTATTCATGACAGCTTCTTACCTGCTGATCAGACACGTTTTCCCAACTGCAACATCTCCCACTACAATGACTTTGGCGATATTAAAGCTGGCAACAGAAAGGAGAAAAGTCATTCGTGACTCcatgaaacacagcagacagCGTTTGACCTTTTTAATGGTAAGCCTCACAGACACTTCAAacgtaacattaaaaaataagtaacttTAAACATGATCTTTAACCAGCTAAATGTATGAATCATCATTCCTCAGTCTGCTCTTGCATTaaacataaatcattttaataactAAATTATCTAGATCGGGTTTAAGCAGCCTTACTTCACAAAttaaggggattttttttatgaatcagAAACTTTTGAGCTTTCCAAAAGGATTATTATCTGATCATTTTTTGCTTCAGAATGTGTTTACATCCTAAAAAAGCACAGCACAGCCTTTGTTGAAATCtgctttatcattttaattcattataTGTGCTGAGAGTTTGCTTTCTGTAATTATGCAGTTTTGTTCCAAATCTGACAGTTTTCTGCATAAATCTTAATATCAGAGAAAAATAGACATAATAACTCTGTTCTTACaccaaatgtataaaaacatgcgGCTGAAAATAGTCGCtaacaaatacagaaacaaagtcCTGTTTGAGTAACATTTACTAAAAGCTGCCCAGCTGATTTAATTTactgagctttaaaaaaagttttaaaaaattgactaatttacttttttgatgTGACTTGTTAAAAATATCACAGGCCTTCATCCTTTAGCCCTTTAAAGGCTGGTTTgacatcggttttcttgtgcttcattcagTCACCTTTCACAaggtgtttaaccctttaaaacctgagcaaattggttttatttctttccaaaacatgggggaaagggtagtgaccaacttggcaaaaaatatcccacaaattgcaggaaattagtaataTGTggtgaagaaaatgacctgaaaatttgtttttaaaaggggaGGGTACTattagaaaatcatcaaaaattagggaaaaatgtccagactAATATATTAGTAATCATTATACCGTAGTTATACATTTATAGTTATGCTACAGgaaaaaatttataaaaatctaccttgtaccttatacataccttatatatatatatatatatatatatatatatatatataggtcatgttgagttgctcattgccttctccccgggtttgtgacagaaatcaaaccattttgcgtACTTAGAAATgatggtttcaaagggtcagaggtccagtgtgcaggatttagtggcatctctGCGGTTGCAGTACTCAAACTTCTCCCCTGTGCTAAGTGCGTAGAAGAACAATTGCGGCCGACACAACAACGTGAATGTCTCTAttcagagccagtgtttggtttgtccgttatGGGCTACCATAGAAACAACATAGTGTACTCAATATAAGCAGAGACAAGCGACCACCAGATCAGCGCAGTCAGATGTGATGGGTGAGGTCAACAGCTGTCAGCTGACACAGTCGACAGAGCATGACTTAAACAGCATTTCCACAActaattcatttcatttaaacaCACGTCACAGACAGTGTGTGTAGTAGCAGGACTGGGTGGGTTGTCTTGTTAACCCCTCTGTGACCTTACCTCACTGTGTCTGTCCTCTGTACCTGGCAGGCAGCTTTCACCTGTGGGGTGGAAGCTGTCTTTGGTGTGCAGCGCTGCATTGGGACtgaaacactgtaaacaaagtGAGGAGAGGAAACgggacaaaataaataaaataatgggacaaaaacacactggACAGACAAATGGGAGGGAGTAAAGGCCTACTCTGAGTGTCTTTTCATGGCtgatatttaaaagtatgtcCTTTACATCAGCCATAAAAACAAGCCTTACTTGTATCATAAATATAGAGACTTAACGTAACAAGGTTCTGTGAGGACAACAACATGTTGCAAATtttgcagagaaacaaagagcaGCATTTAAGGCTCTAAATAACCTCATCATGAATAGTAATGCTGTTTGCTGTAATTGCATTATAGgcctgtgagtgtgtctgtgtgtgtgtctgtgtctgtgtgtgtgtgtgtgtgtgtgtgtgtgtgtgtgtgtgtgtctgtgtctgtgtgtgtgtgtgtgtgtgcgtgtgtgtgtgtgttactaaCGTGTGGGAGCTGAGTAATGATCCGGTCCTTCTTCACAGGTGGCAACATGCTGCTGCAGTGGATcagtacacacactcacacacaccttcaaGCTGTCACGTTCggtcacagcaaacacacacttttcattcacTCCAAGATGAGACACACACTTaatcttccttttttctcttttgttgtttctaAAACTCCACAATTCAGGAAAGGATAGTTAATGTTTTCCTGTAAGAGAGGAAATATCACAGTTAAAATATTGTTCAGTATATGCAGGGTGTACAGTAAATCAAAAACTATAAAGTATGAAACCCTGATAAACATCatataaaatatagttttaatatACAGATCAGGTTAGATCAAATATAGGTATTGTTTCATGGCAAAATTACAACCCCAAGAGCATTTTGTTTGTCTAACACGATATTTCTAACTTGTCAACTTATAGGTCAAAGTTTAAGAAAGGTGTGGAGAAGCGGAGCGTATTTGCAGATAAAGGATGGGGCATCAGCAGTGCAGGatcaaaaaagacagaagagtgCAAGTAATCTGACAACTTTACCTGAAACAGCTGGATGGGAAAATGCTGATAGAAATGTGCTCTGGTCGTGAAGATGGGCTGTAATATCCAAAGTGTGCTGAGAAAATAAATCCAGCACAAAATGATGCTCACAGCAGCGAGCTGAGTCTCCAGActgacagcagacagacagacaagaaaTTAATGAGACTCTCCTGGTAATTACAGAAGAAAACCAGCGAAACAGCGCCGCCCTGCGGCCACAGGCTGCTCTATGGCAACTTACTGATGATGAATGTTTTATGTCTCCAAATAAAATATAGCTGCATTTTCGTTtttagtactactactactactactactactactactactactgcaataatagtaataaaatatagTAACGAAGATACAGTAGGGCCTAtctattcattcattaaattagtttttatttcaccactgcttaaaaattacagcctggatttaaattaaaataaaattagtccacacataaagaaaattaacctcaaaacacagcatgaagttcgtttttgtttttcacagctgtatttaacaaaaatatgtacaaaatatgccaggcaacaaaaacataaacatacatgGGAGGACAAATTGTTGACATTGTACAaagaacataataaataatcataatatcaaaTACACAATTCAatacaaatcattaaaaaaaaaaaaaaaaaaaaaatggacacagacagaaacaaaagcaagcaaacaaaaatcattcatattcagtttttgtaattgttaaacaatctgttgctttttgttatttgttagaGCAACAGATCAAAGTGTagagttaaaataaatcaagataagagagaaagagggatgtGAACcaaaatttgtttgtttgtggacaAAGAATTTCattctcattaaaataaaaaaaataacaacatagtGTTGTTCACACTCCGGTACAGCAGGTGGCGACACAACGTGGTTGCTTTTATGGCgccaaaaaaactaaagaataaGTGACGTTTAATTTCCGCGACgttcagtgttttaaaagcGTCGGCGACAGCGTCCACGGTCCTTTCTGACTGTGTCCTCAGGTCTGCAGGCTGTCCGCTTGTCTCTGGCAGCTGAAGCTGCACCCGCTAAAAGTGTTCAGTAAACACAGAGACAGCGCTGTCTGCCCAAACATCGCGTTAGTTGAGCGATATTTCGTGACTTCAGTTAAATCGTGATATCTGTTAGCTAAAGTGACGTTAGCTCTGACGGCGGGCCTCGTGCAGCCACGTGGAGAAAAACGGAGAGATGAAAGACAAGGTGAGTTTTAGTCCTcttttctttgtcctctttAAGACCCACTGAAAGGGCTGTGTGTCGTTTTGCTGTTTACATTTAAcgttttctttctctgcaagctcgtgtttttttgttggctttttttggttgtGAGGGCGGGTTAGATTTGAACCTTACTTAGTTATATTTGGTTCCTCACTGTCTACTTTAACTTCATGGATACTAAGGTTATGAGTAAATAATCTAACGACAAAAGGGGAAGACAGTGAGTTCaagaaagtgattaaaaaatatataattgtaagGCAACTATAGTCTTCTCccccccagttttttttttaatgtcaaatagATCacttccttgtcaccttttacttttttttttttgtttcttttttttttttttttgccgtttgcacaacatttcttgccaagctgctcatgtttttatttcaagtttttaacagatattaaacaaattattatattattatacttattggtattttttttagtatgagGGAAGAAAACTAATGTTAGTCTGTGTGTTGCCCTTTAAACACATGGACCCACATCCATGTTAATCCTAAAATACTGAGTGATGCTTAGTCTTAACTTTCACCTAAATCCTAATATATTGCCTGTCTTGTTTTTCGTCCAGGTGGACCTCAGTGTGGCGGCTCTTTGCATGAGCCCAACAGATGTCCAGTCGGGTATAACAGGTCTCCTCATGTCCCTGCAGGGTGAGTTACAGTGAAATAAACTGTCTTAATGAAGTTGTGACAGTGATGAAAACTGTGAATAGGAAGTGCCGTCTGATGCGACAACTGACGATGTTTCATACTCACTGTTCTGAGCcgccaaaactgcagttttatcGTCAGTGATGATCCATCTTTAGATatttgaaaggattttttttttttcttttcaagacGGGTCAGAAGAATGGGTCTATGCAAGGTGATAGAGGCACGTTCAGCCACGACTGAGGTacgtttaatgtgtttttactcGTGGAAAACATGCTGTTGCTATGAAATGTAGTGATGAAACCTAAACTGAAATAGCTGGAATTACCGGCAGATTGTTCAGTGGTGACTCTCGGTTTTCTGATCATGACATGAAACAGTTCTGTGACCTGTGAAAATAAATGGACTTTGTCACTTTTAaccttattttttctgtctatgAAAAAGGTGTGAGCTGCCATAAGAGCTGTTAAATCGTCGTGCAGCACTGCCGATGCGCCCTGTTAAACCAGCTTGACGGAGGTTCATTTCCTGCAGGTGAATATGCATTTCCTGTTGTAAAAACGGCAACTTGACTGCTTCTGTTATGATGAAACCTAAACTGAAATAGCTGGAATTACCGGCAGATTGTTTAGTGGTGACTCTCGGTTTTCTGAACAcaaaatttccagaaaatctCTAGTGGAGTTGATCAGTGCTAGTTTTTCAACACTTTGAATTTTTTCCTCAAGGTTGGGTGCATCATCTTAACGGGGCGCAGCTGCAACTTCATCTTCGAGACGGAGCTTGTaagttaatttttgttttcattgtccttaaaataaagaaataagctttttttataAGCTCGCCTTTTGTACAGTGAGACATCTGGATTTATGTGCTGCAACAAGCAGCGGACGCATTAATGGGACAGAAGTCACTTTAATTCTGTCAAAACGGCAGCATCAGTCAGATCTGCCCACTTGTCGTTGTCCAGATCAAGTCAAACATTGAGTCCAGTTTTTTCTGGGGCCAAAATGAACAGATTTGAAATCTTCAAATCCTGCTCATATTGTAGGTTTCTATTTGTTGTCGACTTGCACCTCCAACACATCGACCAGCTGATCCTGAAAGTCAAATTGGCTCTTACATCATTTGGTGTGTTCCTGCCTTAAAACATCGCCGACTTTGTCCACAGATGAATAATGTCCAAAGGCTGAGTTATTTAAAAAGCTTATAAATGaatctgcagctttttcagTGATGAAAACCTGGAATAGGAAGTGCCGTCCGATGCGACAACTGACGATTGTCTCAGATCCAGTTTTCTGAGTCTTTTAAAGCTTTACTGAAGAAAGATTGGTTTTCAAAGTATTTGTCCGTTCTCAGTTttccacgttttttttttttattgcaggtGTCAAGCCAGTCTGATGTGTCCCCTGCAGTCTGCATTGGAGTAAATTCACAGGTAGATTTTAAACTTTAACATGCTAATTGCAGTCAACTTTGTTGTTATGATGAAACCTAAACTGAAATAGCTGGAATTACCGTCAGATGTTCAGTGGTGACTCTCGGTTTTCTGAACATTTAACGCCGGTGTCACGCAGTACACCTGAATTAATATAATTTGCAGACTGACGCTCTTTCTTGTCCCTCAGAGTTGGATCAAGCGGTTGAGGAAACTGCCTCAGTGTGCTGGCAAAGCTACATGTGGTAAGACATcatgtgattttaatttttaagatgaaaatgacaacagtgaGAATGGGCTTAAATTAGAGTTTCAGGTAAATATCTGTCGCTGAAATGTCACTCAGAAAGACCCTAAATCTTTAACACTCCAGAGGAGACTGGTTTGTTTCGACATTAAATATCAGGATCCTCTTAAACTCACGACTCTGCCTCTTTGTAAGGCCAACTGCTGGTTTACTGTTCGGATGTGTGATTGGGTGACTTTTTCTCGTGATCGTAATATGGGAGAAAACTAATTATTGCTGTGAAGATTTGTATACAATACTAATTTGGCATCCTCTCTTCAGATGACAGGAGGACTCTTGGACATGGTCTGAAGACGGACGTCAGCATTTTACATTGTGAAATGCAGTATGAGTAACTGTTAGATGTGATTGTTATAAAGAGTCAAAACAACCCAACGACTGAAACAACGGTGTGACGTCTTGACAGCTGGAGCAACTtctgccattttgttttttttgcataaaaatgggatttaaaaaaaaaagttattagtGGTGGACTTGTTGGACTGTGCAAACAACCtcgtttttgtattttttaaccacCTTTTTGAAAAGGTCATCTGTGATATTTGGGCATATATAAAAAATTGTTTATCAAAGTCTTTTCATGTGTAAAAGCAGGTGTGCTTATCTGAAAAAGGtttaacaaatgacaaaaaataaagaatatggTACGTTCAAATTTAGAAtcatctctttttatttttatttttttaaatttgttttcctGTGTGCTGTTGGTTGGATGCTTTTCCCAGAGGTGTGGTCTGAACCACGTTACCTGAACTCAAGTCAGACTGAAGTCATAAAGTTAGTAACTAAGAAGTTTGTCACaattatagttttatttattgcttgAACTCACGAATGTCAACATTATTTCTAGCAGGTCGACACTTAACTCGccaaattcagttttatttaatcaaCCTGACAGCGTCCGatcaagttgcaggagagaagcATGACATGAAAAAATCATGAAGAATGGACCTTATTATTTGCCAGttggagaaaaaatacaaagataatTTCATTTGCGTACAGAAATATTCAGTGGTCAACAGAAAACATTGCAGTATGTAAAATGAGCGGAGATAAAACTTCCAACAAACTTGTATTAAGAAGTACaagttttaatttgatttttgtcactgttgttaaaatgacatcacattTGGTGAAGAGCGCACAATGACTCATGACGCAAAGTTGAGTTGACTTCAGACTTccctgtcttgacttgggacttgagtgcaaagacttgagattTAATGACTTGGTCCTGTCtctgcttttgcatttttcattttctcttactcTGAGCTCAGCAAACACTGACTCCCCGATGAACACGTTAAAGCGACCAGCATCgcctttgttatttttttaaactgaccgACTGTACCAACACACTTCACTGCCTTCTTGTATGTAACTCGACTGTCAACAGACGCTGCAAAGGTCTTTGATCTGTCTGCCgctaaatgtttgtgtgtcttgctTCAGTTTTGAAGTTGTCTGGAATCACTGAAGATTTTGAGATTGAATCCTTTGTGTTGCAGGCATGTAGTGCAATGTGATGGCTTAAATTCAGacagtttttgccaaattatGGGTGTTGACTCCCTCTGCACTGAGCCTGCAAACACTTGTTTGCAGCA
This genomic window from Plectropomus leopardus isolate mb chromosome 13, YSFRI_Pleo_2.0, whole genome shotgun sequence contains:
- the rab34b gene encoding LOW QUALITY PROTEIN: ras-related protein Rab-34 (The sequence of the model RefSeq protein was modified relative to this genomic sequence to represent the inferred CDS: deleted 1 base in 1 codon) translates to MLPPVKKDRIITQLPHCFSPNAALHTKDSFHPQVKAACQVQRTDTVSFNIAKVIVVGDVAVGKTCLISRFRKGAFEKNYKATIGVDFEMERFEVLGVPFSLQLWDTAGQERFKCIASTYYRGAQAIIVVFDLSSVSSLAHARQWLEDAMKENDPSSVLLFLVGTKKDLSTPDQLAQIEQEAIKLSEEIKAEYWAVSAKSGDGVKDFFFRLASLTFEANVLAELERSGSRHVGDIIRLTDSTEAHHKPPKRKSNCC